Part of the Synergistota bacterium genome, TCTATCTTTACGATCTCATCCTTAGCCTTTAAGCCTATTCTATAAGCAGGCGTATCCTCTATGGGCGAGACTATCACAACCCTGTCATCTTTCTTCGTTATTATTATTCCAAGACCTCCATAGCGCCCTTTTATCTCTATTTGCTCCTCCTTATACTCAGTCGGGTCCTCATATCTCGTATAGGGATCGCCGAGCGCCTCTACCATACCCTTAAGGGCTCCATACTTAAGCTTCTGAGGATCTATCTTGCTCGGGTCCACATAGTACATCTTGATAAGATTCCATACCTGTATAAGGCTTTCTATTATGTTGGCAGGTGGAACCTTCTTAAGAAAAGGAACTACAGGGGGGCTCTGCGCCTTCGTGGTTTCAGCGAAAGCTAACGATCCGAGCAAAAGAAAGATTACCGCTAAGGATATGGCTACAATTCTCTTAATCCTCACCTTCTCCACTCCCTTTCAAGAGATTTATTATTAAAAGCAAAGCAAACCGATAAAGCTTAAGAACCTTTCTTAATCTCCAAGGCTCAAGTAGCGCCCTATAAAGCCATTCCAGCCCCATTTTTCTCAAAAGCAGAGGCGCTCTCTTTATGTCCCCAGCCCAAACATCAAAGCTTCCTCCCACCCCCATCATAACGGGAACACGAAGCTTTTCCTTATTCCCGTATATCCACTTCTCCTGCTTGGGCACTCCCATACCAACAAATAAATAGTGCGGATGTGCCATTCTTATACGCTCTATTAATTTTTCCTCTTCCTCCTTGCTAAAATAACCATCACTAACTCCCACTATCTCAATTCCAGGAAAGGCGCGCTTCAAGTTAATAGCAGCTCTTTCAGCAACACCCCTTTTAGCTCCAACGAGAAAAACTCTCCTTCTATGGAAAGATGCTCTCTTTAGAATAGCACCCATAAGCTCTATCCCGGGAAGTCTTCCCCCTATGGGTTGTCCAAGAAGCCACCCCGCTATAACTATCCCTATGCCATCGGGAACGACCATATCAGCTTCATCAAGTATTTTCCTGTACTCTCTGTCCTCAAGGGCAGTCAAGATAGCAGGACTATCAGGCGTAATTATCACATGGCTTTCCCCATCTCGAAGAAAAGCCTCAATCCTTCCAAGAGCATACTCAAGGGAAATATTATCAACTCTAACACCAAAGATGCTTCGTCTCATTCCTTGTTCTGCAACGGAAGAAAGAGTTCCAGAAAGAAATCTACTATACCCCCTCACGAGAAGAATCGCTCCAAGAGGAATAAACAGAGCTATGTAAACGCTGGGAAATTTAAACAAAAGAAGAGCCCCTATACCCAAATAGAGGCTTAAGATATGTATTAAAAATGCTATCTCCCTCTGCTCCAAACCTATCGCCAAAAGATGATGATAGAGACGCCTCCCACGATCAGGAAGCGCAGAAGAAGCAAGGGGATGAATATATCCAGAAACCACGGCATAAGACGAATTAAGGAGAGGAACCCCAAGGATCATTATAGGTATCAAAAGCGTCAAAAAAGCGGTCCTTTTCAAAACTCCCAAGATTGCAACGGTTCCGAGAAGAAATCCCAACATGCTTGAGAAACCTTCGCCTAAACGTTCTCCTCCCTTGATCGCAAGAAGCACCGCACAGAAAAGAGCGGTAAATGAAGATAGCGCAATCGCATCCCATAATCCCTGATGCTGCATATAAGCGACCATCCCAAAAACGGTTGAAGCTATAAGCGAAACACCAAGAGACGCTCCCTCTACCTCATCAAGTATAACGAGAGAATTAGATATTCCCACAATCCACAAAACGGTCAAGGGAAAAGCGAGAAAACTCAAATAGTAATATCCACCATGGGGAGAACTGAGGAAGTGAATACATATTCCCTCTCGCGCCAAATATATCGCTATACCTGAGAGTAGAAAGAGCTTTAAACTATGAGGCACACGATATCCCTGAGAATAAAAGCCTATCCAGAAAACCAAAATCGCAGAGAGAAAAACTGGAGAGAGATCCGGAAAAAACTTAACAAGTAAAAGCGAGGCAGAGGCAAAAACGAGAATTAAGGAAACGGAAAGAAAAAGCTCCCTTTTACGGTCTTCCTCTAACTTTCTCTTACCGCGTTCAGGAAGAATGGAAAGAATAAGAGCGAAAACGATCAAAAGTAGATAAGCGGAAAGGCCCCTCACGTATGATCCCCCCTTGCGTTAGCCCGGATTTCATTATAAGCTATTTATGGCTGGATAGTCAAACTGAAAAAGGAGAGTTTGTGAAAAAATGAAATTAAAACCCTTCTTAAAATTTTTTATCGTTGTCGTTCTGCTCCTCGTGCATAGTATTTCCTTTTCGTCGGAGGGCCTTTCGGAAAAGCTCAAATCCGCTTTAGAAGAACTCTTTACTCCAAAGAGAATAGAAGTTTACATAAACGGAAGCGCTGAAGATCCCTTCTTCAAGGACATATATGTAGAAGCGGAAGATGCAAAAACCTCAGGATTACCCATCGAAAGGGTGAAAATCGAGGCGATAGATGCGAAGCTTAATCCATCTGATGAGTGGGAAAGGGGAAACATTAAGGTAGAAAAGGTGAAAGATGTTAGGCTTCTTATGACAATAACCGAAGAGGGATTAAATTCATTTCTGCGGGATAAGATAAAGGATGCCAACGAACATGGTTTAAAAAAAGCTTACGTTAGAATAAAGAAAGATAAATTCATACTTGCCGCTTCGTATCAGCTCGGAGGCCTTCCCATAAGAGTTCTCGTCGAGCTCGCGGGAAAACTGAAGATAAAGGGTAGTAAGATCTACTTAGCAGATTATAAGTTTTATGTGGGGGGACTTAAAATGAGAAAGGAGTTCACCTCCCGCATTTTGAGGAAGGTGAACCCCATCTTAGACTTAAGAACGCTTCCCTTCCCCGTAAGGGATGGAATTATAGAACAAGAAGAAGGAAAGATAACGATAAGGACGAAAACACTCCCTCAAAAACCAGATCTACTTCGAAGGAGGAATAACCCTAATCCCTCCCATATAGGAAACCAGCGCTTCGGGTATTAAAACGCTTCCATCTTCCTGCTGATAGTTCTCAAGTATAGCAGCTAAGGTTCTGCCCACCGCCACGCCAGAGCCATTAAGCGTATGAACATAGCGGGGCTTCTCCCCTGGTGAGGGCCTGTATCTTATATTAGCCCTGCGCGCCTGAAAATCTTCACAATTACTACATGAGGAGATTTCCCTATATCTTCCCTGCCCCGCCATCCAGACCTCTATGTCGTATGTCTTAGCTGATGTAAAGCCCATGTCACCTGTGCAAAGAAGCACTACTCTGTAAGGAAGATTAAGCCTTCTTAAGACCTCTTCCGCATCCCTGACCATCTTCTCAAGCTCATCATAGGAGCTCTCCGGTTCAGAGAACTTCACAAGCTCAACCTTATTAAACTGATGCTGTCTTATTATCCCTCTTATATCTTTTCCATAAGAGCCAGCCTCTCTCCTGAAGCAAGCGGTATACGCCGTAACATAAATCGGTAAGCTCCCTGGAGGAAGAATCTCATCCATGAAAAGATTAGTCAAAGGAACCTCCGCCGTGGGGACGAGATAGAGATCATCATCCCTGCATTTGTAGAGCTCCTGCTCAAACTTAGGGAGCTGACCCGTACCGAACATAGCTTTGGAGTTAACGAGAAAAGGCGGAAATATCTCCTTATAACCGTGCTCGCTCGTGTGAAGATCAAGCATGAAGTTTATAAGCGCTCTTTCAAGCCGAGCACCAAGACCCTTTAAAACCGTAAAGCGGGATTCTGCAAGCTTAACCCCTCTTTCAAAATCAAGAATATCAAGCCGTTCACCTATATCCCAGTGAGGTTTCGGCTCAAAATCAAACTTCGGTGGCTCTCCCCATCTTCTTACCTCCACGTTATCGTTTTCATCCTCGCCCACGGGAACGCTCTCATGAGGAACATTCGGTATAGAAATGAGCATATTCTTTATCTCAGATTCCAACGTAGAAACGCTCTTATCAAGCTCTTTTATCCTTCGAGATACCTCCTTCATCTCCTGAAGAAGCTCCGTCGGATCTTCTCCCTTAGCTTTCATCGCAGCTATTTTCTTAGAGACCTCATTTCTTTTCTCCTTGAGAGCTTGAACCTCGCTTAATGCGTTCCTCCACTCCTCGTCCTTTTTAAGAAGCTCATCAAGGGGAAAAGAATATCCCCTTTTCCTAAGAGCAGTTCTAACTCTCTCTGGATCCCTTCTTATGGCTCTCAGATCAAGCATCTTTACCCAGCTCCTTCACCAGATTTATCATCTCTATGAGGGATAAAGCAGCATCCCAACCCTTATTACCCGCTTTTGTCCCAGCCCTCTCTATAGCCTGCTCTATATTATCTGTAGTTAGAACTCCAAAAGATATAGGAATCTCACACTTAAGCATAGTTTGAGCTATGCCCTTGGCACACTCTGAGGCTATATAGCTAAAATGAGGAGTATCACCTCTTATAACGGCACCAAGACAGAGAACTCCATCATATCTTCCGCTTTTGGCCATTTTTAAAGCCACAAGTGGGATCTCAAAAGAACCTGGAACCCAAGCAATTTCCATATCATCATCGGAAACCCCATGCCTCCTTAAGGCATCCAACGCTCCATCAAGCAACTTCCTCGTTATAAACTCATTAAACCTTGAAACTACTATTCCTATTTTTATACCTTTACCCAGAAGCTTTCCCTCGTAAACCTTCAAGATCATCACCCCTTGTATTTACAGCATAATAAATGCCCCAGCTTTTCAGCCTTTGCCCTGAGATAATCCTCATTATAGGCATTAGGCTCTATCTCAATTGGAACCCTTTCCACTACCTTAAGTCCATAGCCGGCGAGTCCCACTATCTTTCTGGGGTTATTGGTTATAAGCCTTATGGTAGAGAGCCCAAGATCCGCAAGTATCTGAGCACCTATGCCATAATCTCTCAAGTCTGGAGGAAAACCAAGCGCGATATTGGCATCAACCGTATCAAAGCCCTCCTCCTGAAGCTTATAAGCCTTAAGCTTGTTAACGAGTCCTATACCACGTCCCTCCTGTCTCATGTAAAGAAGCACGCCCATGCCCTCTTCCTCTATCATCTGCATAGCCCTGTGCAGCTGTTCCCCGCAGTCACACCTGAGAGAGTTAAAAACATCCCCCGTCAAGCACTCTGAGTGGACTCTCACAAGAACGTTCTTTTTACCCGAAACATCACCTTTAACGAGAGCTATATGAACGAGATAATCATCATCCCCATCAAGAAGAGACTTATAAGCTATCACCTTGAAATGTCCCCACTTAGTAGGAAGATCAACATTCTCGACTATCCTCTGAACGAGCTTTTCCCTCTTAAAGCGATAAGCTATAAGGTCCTTTATAGTTATTATTTTAAGGCCGTGCCTTTGAGCGAACTTAAATAGCTCGGGGAGACGAGCCATGGTTCCATCGTCGTTCATTATCTCACATATTACCCCCGCTGGATAAAGCCCCGCAAGCCGGGCAAGGTCAACTGCTGCCTCAGTGTGCCCTGCTCTTCTTAACACCCCTCCCTCCCGCGCCATCAGCAGAAAGAGATGCCCCGGCCTTCTTAAATCCTCAGGCTTTGTGTTGGGATCGAGTATCGTTTTAACCGTTAAAGCTCTATCGTATGCGGATATGCCTGTGGTAGTGCCGTGCTTAGCATCCACAGTTATCGTAAAAGCTGTCTCATGAGGATCTGTATTCTCCGTAACCATAAGGGGTATCTTGAGCTCCTCAAGTCTCTCCTTGATTATAGGCATGCATATGAGACCCCTACCATACTTAGCCATAAAGTTTATAGCTTCAGGTGTGACTTTTTCAGCAGCGATAATCAAATCCCCCTCATTTTCTCTATCTTCGTCATCGACAACTATAACCATCTTACCTTGCTTTATATCTTCTATGGCTTCCTCAACTGTGTTAAACCTAAAGTTCTCCAAAGCTATCCCCCCTCTTCGCTCACATAAATCCATATTTTTTCAAAAGCTCCACTGTAACACTTTTCCTCTCCGACTCCTTCCTCCCTTTTAACATTCTATAGATATATTTCCCAAGTATATCGAACTCAAGGTTAACAAGATCACCCGCTTTTCTCCTCGAGAGATTCGTTCTTTCAAGCGTATGTGGGATTAAGGCAACCGAAAAAGCTCCCCTCTCAACCGAAGCGATGGTCAAGCTCACACCATCAACCGCAATAGACCCCTTCGGGACTATGTAATCGGTATACTCCTCCGGAAAGGAAATCCATATTCGGCGCGATCTCCCCTCAGGAACAACATCGGAGATTCTTCCCATGCAATCAACATGCCCCAAAACAAAGTGTCCCTCAAGTCTATCACCCACCCTTAATGGCCTTTCAAGATTAACCTCGTCCCCAATCTTAAGCAGCGATATATTCGTTTTCTCAAGCGTCTCTTTCATAACGTCAACGCTAAAAAAACCCTTGCGTGAGAAGACAACAGTCAAACATGCCCCATTAACCGCAATACTTGCACCCACCTTGAGAGGCGCAAGATCTGTAGCGATACTGAGCCTCCAAACTCCTCTCTTTTCTATGTCTACCACCCTACCGAGATCCTCTATAAGCCCTGTAAACATCTCTCTCTAAAAAAATAATTATAGCACAATACATTAAAAATATCCCTCTATGAGCAAATCATGGGACATTCTCCTTATCCTGACATTCTTAAGCTCTATTGATTCCCCTATAGAGCAAATTTCGATCTCATCAAAGGGGCCTATACCTCCCCCGACTATCCTGGGAGCTATAAAGTAAAGCAATTTATCCGCAAGCTCTTCTCGAAGGAAAGAGGAAAAAACTTTCCTTCCCCCCTCGACCATAACGCTCGCTATGTTCAGCTCTCCAAGCTTCCTCAAAACCTCATGAAGATCTAAAAGATCTCCCTCTCCCGGAACAGCATAAAGCTCAACACCCCTCTCTCCGAGCCTATCTACCTTCTCCGAGGAAATGTCCTCCGAGTGAAATATAATTTTCCTTCCATCCCCAAGAAGAACCTTAGATCCCAAAGGAATCTTTAAAGACGAATCGAGAATCACCCTCACGGGATTCCTACCCTTAACGAGCCTCACCGTAAGTTCAGGATCATCCTTTAAAACCGTTCCCACACCAACGAGAACAGCGTCATAAAACGCTCTATACCTATGAACTAACCTCCTTGATCTCAAAGAAGTTATCCACTTAGAATCACCAGAGTAAGTGGCT contains:
- a CDS encoding WecB/TagA/CpsF family glycosyltransferase, coding for MRGLSAYLLLIVFALILSILPERGKRKLEEDRKRELFLSVSLILVFASASLLLVKFFPDLSPVFLSAILVFWIGFYSQGYRVPHSLKLFLLSGIAIYLAREGICIHFLSSPHGGYYYLSFLAFPLTVLWIVGISNSLVILDEVEGASLGVSLIASTVFGMVAYMQHQGLWDAIALSSFTALFCAVLLAIKGGERLGEGFSSMLGFLLGTVAILGVLKRTAFLTLLIPIMILGVPLLNSSYAVVSGYIHPLASSALPDRGRRLYHHLLAIGLEQREIAFLIHILSLYLGIGALLLFKFPSVYIALFIPLGAILLVRGYSRFLSGTLSSVAEQGMRRSIFGVRVDNISLEYALGRIEAFLRDGESHVIITPDSPAILTALEDREYRKILDEADMVVPDGIGIVIAGWLLGQPIGGRLPGIELMGAILKRASFHRRRVFLVGAKRGVAERAAINLKRAFPGIEIVGVSDGYFSKEEEEKLIERIRMAHPHYLFVGMGVPKQEKWIYGNKEKLRVPVMMGVGGSFDVWAGDIKRAPLLLRKMGLEWLYRALLEPWRLRKVLKLYRFALLLIINLLKGSGEGED
- a CDS encoding DUF2993 domain-containing protein is translated as MKLKPFLKFFIVVVLLLVHSISFSSEGLSEKLKSALEELFTPKRIEVYINGSAEDPFFKDIYVEAEDAKTSGLPIERVKIEAIDAKLNPSDEWERGNIKVEKVKDVRLLMTITEEGLNSFLRDKIKDANEHGLKKAYVRIKKDKFILAASYQLGGLPIRVLVELAGKLKIKGSKIYLADYKFYVGGLKMRKEFTSRILRKVNPILDLRTLPFPVRDGIIEQEEGKITIRTKTLPQKPDLLRRRNNPNPSHIGNQRFGY
- a CDS encoding 6,7-dimethyl-8-ribityllumazine synthase, translated to MILKVYEGKLLGKGIKIGIVVSRFNEFITRKLLDGALDALRRHGVSDDDMEIAWVPGSFEIPLVALKMAKSGRYDGVLCLGAVIRGDTPHFSYIASECAKGIAQTMLKCEIPISFGVLTTDNIEQAIERAGTKAGNKGWDAALSLIEMINLVKELGKDA
- the serS gene encoding serine--tRNA ligase, whose translation is MLDLRAIRRDPERVRTALRKRGYSFPLDELLKKDEEWRNALSEVQALKEKRNEVSKKIAAMKAKGEDPTELLQEMKEVSRRIKELDKSVSTLESEIKNMLISIPNVPHESVPVGEDENDNVEVRRWGEPPKFDFEPKPHWDIGERLDILDFERGVKLAESRFTVLKGLGARLERALINFMLDLHTSEHGYKEIFPPFLVNSKAMFGTGQLPKFEQELYKCRDDDLYLVPTAEVPLTNLFMDEILPPGSLPIYVTAYTACFRREAGSYGKDIRGIIRQHQFNKVELVKFSEPESSYDELEKMVRDAEEVLRRLNLPYRVVLLCTGDMGFTSAKTYDIEVWMAGQGRYREISSCSNCEDFQARRANIRYRPSPGEKPRYVHTLNGSGVAVGRTLAAILENYQQEDGSVLIPEALVSYMGGIRVIPPSK
- the ribD gene encoding bifunctional diaminohydroxyphosphoribosylaminopyrimidine deaminase/5-amino-6-(5-phosphoribosylamino)uracil reductase RibD, yielding MKKALFLAKKGAGRVSPNPMVGAVLVKDGRIISTGYHAYYGGPHAEAVALEKAGEEAKGATLYVNLEPCVHYGKTPPCAPRIIEAEVKRVVIATLDPNPLVSGKGVKMLENAGIEVTVGVLQDEAKRLNEAFFKWIKAKIPFIVLKVASTLDGKIATYSGDSKWITSLRSRRLVHRYRAFYDAVLVGVGTVLKDDPELTVRLVKGRNPVRVILDSSLKIPLGSKVLLGDGRKIIFHSEDISSEKVDRLGERGVELYAVPGEGDLLDLHEVLRKLGELNIASVMVEGGRKVFSSFLREELADKLLYFIAPRIVGGGIGPFDEIEICSIGESIELKNVRIRRMSHDLLIEGYF
- a CDS encoding bifunctional 3,4-dihydroxy-2-butanone-4-phosphate synthase/GTP cyclohydrolase II, whose product is MDLCERRGGIALENFRFNTVEEAIEDIKQGKMVIVVDDEDRENEGDLIIAAEKVTPEAINFMAKYGRGLICMPIIKERLEELKIPLMVTENTDPHETAFTITVDAKHGTTTGISAYDRALTVKTILDPNTKPEDLRRPGHLFLLMAREGGVLRRAGHTEAAVDLARLAGLYPAGVICEIMNDDGTMARLPELFKFAQRHGLKIITIKDLIAYRFKREKLVQRIVENVDLPTKWGHFKVIAYKSLLDGDDDYLVHIALVKGDVSGKKNVLVRVHSECLTGDVFNSLRCDCGEQLHRAMQMIEEEGMGVLLYMRQEGRGIGLVNKLKAYKLQEEGFDTVDANIALGFPPDLRDYGIGAQILADLGLSTIRLITNNPRKIVGLAGYGLKVVERVPIEIEPNAYNEDYLRAKAEKLGHLLCCKYKG
- a CDS encoding riboflavin synthase, translated to MFTGLIEDLGRVVDIEKRGVWRLSIATDLAPLKVGASIAVNGACLTVVFSRKGFFSVDVMKETLEKTNISLLKIGDEVNLERPLRVGDRLEGHFVLGHVDCMGRISDVVPEGRSRRIWISFPEEYTDYIVPKGSIAVDGVSLTIASVERGAFSVALIPHTLERTNLSRRKAGDLVNLEFDILGKYIYRMLKGRKESERKSVTVELLKKYGFM